Below is a window of Conger conger chromosome 16, fConCon1.1, whole genome shotgun sequence DNA.
GGTAAAATTATAACGCTACAACATGTAGCTACAGTACTAGACTACATCGCTTTCCAATAAGTTACAGATTGATAACTAGCTAGCAAGTGGGCAAGAGTGAATGGGTAGCTTAACTCACGTTAGCTTGCCAAGCTACACCTTTTCGTGCGTAGCTAGCTAGCGTGTTACACATTCCATAAAAGTGTATGTGAATGTTCGAGAGCAGTTCATacaaacactgaacacactgttgCTAGCCAAGCGAATGAGCTAGCTACAATATGGCATAAGCTACGGCCTTAAACGAATCAACAGCCCAAGTTAAACGGAATCCAATATCCTGGGAACAATTAGCTAACACCCGATATAGTCATTAACGTGCATAGCTAACTTGTTAGCTAACTCTGGCGAGTTGTGGACAACTAGCTAGCCATTTAACTTGTCAAGGCTTGCTAGCTTGCCAGATAATGTCACAGTTGGCTCATTTCTgacttattttacttatttttagcTAACGCGGACAAGGGACATATCTTGGAAAGATTTAAAATGATGAATACCATTAACTAGCAATATTGCGGcacactaacgttagctatctatCCATTCTCAATTTCACGAAAACCTCGCAGTGGCCtggaacaagttaatgctagctaacgttaatgtcGTTAGGTCGCCATTCAAATACGctattagctagctaagcagAACTGTTAGGTCCACCGTAGTTAGAGCCAGAAGTTGGTACGTTAGCTAGCAAACAAAAAATCTATACAATTCGACGCCTTCACAGggtaaatatttgaaatgtaagGTTAGCTATAGCCATATTGCGTCTAACATTAGGcaatttactttaaaatatgtaatttcaAGGGACGTGGTTAGCTGGGTAACGCTGTAGCTTCCACGCTGTCGACCACTGTAAACTGtcactttagctaacgttaaggaAGCCAGCAAgggttagctagctatctaaaAATGGGTGACCATGAGACTAACTACACTCTGGGTGTGAGGCGCGGCACTCACATGTATTTGATAGTTAACGACATATTGGCGGTCATAAATATAGCTGGCAGCTACATCGGTGTTCCTTAGCTACCCGAGCTTGCTTATTCTAGCTTTGGGGGGAGCCATCACTAATATTCCTTTCGGCCTCTCAAAATAGCTATTAATAATAGAGATGTTTTCAAGGGTACACACGTTAGTTAGATTAGCTATCGACAGGCATAATTCCTGGATTGTTTACGTTTCTTGTTAGCAAGCTAACACATCTCATTGTGCTATTTTTCAGAGGCCAGATAACCAATATCGCTCCGCACTaacaatgaaatattttattgacgTTCCTCAAATAGCATGTATTAAGAGTAAAATCACATTTATAACTCATGCAATTTCCCAACTATTGTAACTTCAAAGACACTTCCCCCAACGTTTATTTATGTATGCTAGCTACCGAATCGAAAAGAACTAGTTTATGCACGAGGGACCTAACATTTAGTCATGCGATAGAGGCATGCGTTACAGTTAAGAAATGTGGTCGACTGATCTCCTTTTAAATGACTGTGTTTTGGATTTAATGGAGTCCgttaaagtaaaatatttagatGTTTACTTGtgaaattaaatccatatttaaCTGGTTtacttgttttttatttcaattactGAGTGCGTTTCCCCCTTTTTCCAGTGCGTGGTATTGTCTGTAAGGGTACCCAAAATGGATTTCCTAACGGAGCGCAGGGGAAATGATTGACAGCCAAGATCACCAATtggaattaaattacattttagcaaCCGTGTGCAGGCCATCCTGACCAATCGAAGCAAGAAGACGTCGGATCTTGTCCTGAATTTTGATTGGCTTACATTTTGGTAACGACATTAAGAATTGTGGGCctggtagttttttttttaatcggcCCAATGTTACGGGTTAACAAATAAACTACAACTCCCATTTAACTGCAATTCAAAAGGAAAACCCACATGCGCAGTGACAGTGGCGGACTTCATATATAAACAAAGACGCCTTCTTCTGTAGTAGTACACTGGATACTGTTGTAGAGGTAGAATTAGAGCCTACAAGGCAGTGTCATTCTTGTCAGCACTGAAAGAGTTAACGGTAGCGCGTTACATTGACCCTGACGGAATATATCTGAATAGGCACGAACATTCTTGGCAAGATTTCTTGCTTTTTAATTTCGCAATTTTGAAGACATTATTTAGACTACGAAAAGATCAATGTTGCTCATTTTAAGAAACGGGGAGAACATTATTTGCAAAGCTAAATGTAGCTTCTATTTTTAAAGAACTTTTACAACTTAACCAAACCGACTTGGCGACTTCGGTTGGGAGGTGGATGGGCACACACGCTCCTATTTAGCTGGCTTCAAAAATCAAAATGTCAGAACTTGGAGATCAGAAGACCCATCACACGAAAACTTCATTTGCCCCTTCAGGTGGGAGCGCTGCAGTTTTGGAGCATCCTTCACCCAATGAGAATGGAGGACTGGAGGATATCGATAGGGGGCGACACGGACATGGAAAACAACtagatggcagcagcagcagcactgcGACGGAGAGCCCTTGGCAGATGCAAGGGGGGCAGCAGGAGGTGTGTCCAGGATTGGGGGCTGGTAACGCACACCCAAAATGCCCAGCAGTCACACAGCCTTGCCAGGAGCCCGGGGCAGATGCAGCGGGAGAGGGTGGGCTTGCGGCAGACGGAAACAGTGGCGATGGACCGAGCGAAGAGACTCACAGTCAGGTGCAGGGGGAAAGTGTTCCCGATGGGCGACTGGGAAGGAAGAAACACCGTCGGCGACCCTCTTCGAAGAAGAAGCGTCGCTGGAAGCCTTACTTCAAACTGACGTGGGAGGAGAAGAAAGAGTTTGACGAAAGAGAAACTGCTCGAGCGTCCCGGGTGCGAGAGGAGATGTTCGCAAAGGGGTTACCCGTTGCCCCTTATAATACAACGCAGTTCCTGATGGAGGAGCACGACCGTGAGGAACCTGACCTGAACACCGAGCTGGGTGGCCGACGTTCCATCGGTGCCAATCGCGCAGAAGACACTGCAAGCGAGGAGGACTGCTTAGAATTTGAAGAGGACGACGAGGAAGGCAGCGGTGGCGGCAGTGACGGCATCGGGAGGCCCGGGAACGCGGGAGGGGAATTTCTACAGAGGGATTTTTCTGAGACCTACGAGAAGTACCATGTTGAAAGCCTCCAGAACATGACAAAGCAAGAGTTGGTACGGGAGTACCTGGAGTTGGAGAAGTGCATGTCCCGCCTTGAGGAGGAGAACAATCGGTTGCGACTTGCTGAGAATAGCCAGGACCTGACATCCGCCGACGCGGTCAGTCCCCCGGACACTTCGCGGCTGAGGGAACTGGAGAAGGAACTTGTGAGACTGAGAGCACAGAATAGCGAGCTCCGTCTGCAGAATCAGCTTTGCAAAGAGCGCGGACAATCCTTCTCCATGGGGGAGTAAGTTCTCACGGAAACGCGTAACAAAGTAAATAAACTACAAAGTAACATTTTGGGCCAGGACATGAATAGatgtttaaattgtttttcgAATTAGGCTGATAAACCATTGGACCGCTGGCCCCTTGCAATAGGTAAtctcaatgtatttttcttttgctaCTTAATCAACTTTGAGACTCATTTCAAGAATGTCACTAGgctatttaatgtttttaaccaaatgaaaaaaaaacactgtacatTTCTCGTTTTTTCTATTTTCCAGGTTAAAATATTGTGTATAAAACACATGAACCGCACTTGGTTCAGATTGAATTGTTGTCGAATGAGGCCCCATTCGATTTACCTGACGAGTTACCACATTTGAAATTTTGTAAATATAGGAATATGtactttgttgtttttattttgtgtgattaaaaacaatggttgtcacattttcatttgtcGTTAACTTGTTTCCGGTACGAATACGTCTCTAAAGGTAGTCTCAAAAGATCTCCACCACTGATTTAGAATTAGAAATCCTCCTCTGCCTTAATTTGGAGCAGTTGAGTAGGGCGTGCTAAACGAGCCAATGAAAAATATTATCTGTAATACTGGTAGTTAATGTCTAGATGGCATATTTCATTCATCAAGTGGTATTGATAAAGATGGTAATACTGGTGAAATGTAATGGGGACTAAAAGGGAACCCCACAGCCAAACCTATAGGTTATGTGTTAAATGCAGTGTTATGATTGAGTCACTAAAATTCACTTGGGATGCTGACAAGGGTCAGGATGGATATAGCGACTGACAGGTGCATCAAAGTTCCCCTGGAAATGGTTTAATTTCCCTTATGAGTTATGATGGCATACACCTACATGATCTACTCATTTCCAGGAGATGCTATCTCCCAGTCGTTGCCAGGGGCAGAAATATGTCCAGACcatgtttgtgttgtggtgtgtgctgCATTACTTTGTACTGGATATGCGATTCCGTTGATGTTCTAATCTGTTGTATAAATTCTTTATATTTCACTGCTAGTATGTGTTCCAGTGAAAATGTTAGACCTATAGGGATGTAGTAGTATCATACTCCAGAACTGATTCAGTTTATGGCCTTAAATAATGTTGGCCAAATGGAGTTGTGACAAGACATCTCATTTTATCCATGTCACCAGTTCATATATTTCATAACTCGTCTGTCAGAATTGTAGTGCTTATGACCTTGCCATTTTATATCCTAGGACCTGACACCATTTTCCCAAAACACACTtttccttaaaggtacaataggtcattttggacttctaatggtcaagagaggaattgcagcaacaccaaccctcaaaccacaacactgtttatccctcccccttctctgtgaatgatTTGcaatcaatgagcttgaatcaTTGCACGGCTATACATTGTTTTGGAGGTCCGTCAACGGTATATGTTggaaccagaatttaaggactataaacacaggcagagggtgagtcaacatgtcagtgaggctttttcaatgataggaagggatttacaatagtcttgcaacaatgttttaacacaaatcctacctattgtacctttaacttccAGTAAcaaatgtaaccttattgtgcAAGACCAAACGGAATAATAAActatatatttgtataatatTAGGATGTGGATGGCCTTTGAGCCTGCAGTATGCAGCAGAGGTGGATGCATACATTTGATTATTCATACGTTTATAATAAACTATTCAGAAACATCTATCAGGAGGGGAACTAGTGTACAGAAGCTGAAAGGCATTTTCAGCTGGTGTATGTTGATGGAAAAGATAACTTCAAGACATGAAAAGTATTTGTAGGGTTGGACATAATTATAAGGTGAACACCTTTAAGACCTTAAGTTCAGTATACACATGCAAAACCAGGCCTACACTTCTGGATATGTTGAAAATGAGGGCAGTTGTGTCCATGTTTGTCAGATGGAGCCAAAACTAAAATGGCTGATCATTTACAAAGGATATGTCCGCATTTTAAGTGCTTTTTGGTGATCCACTGACTCTTGCAGAGCTGTTATTCTCTCAAAGGAAAATAGACATGCGCAGTCCCAAGTTAAAAAGAGCATCACACTGGATAGCATTTGATTGATACATAGTTGTGGATGCCACAATCTGACAGCCCTCATTGTTCTCCTACTAGCTAGGTAAGGCTTGCCACAGATGACGTTCGTTTTTCTCCCAATTGCGCCGTCAATAATGATAACTGCAACACAGTTATCATTATTGGTAAAACGTTGCAGAACGAAAaagtctttatacatttttatttcatgttcgcGTATTTCATGCAGTGGAAAGTGACAAAAATGGTACATTTCAATGTTGGAGAAAAGGTATGAATGACGACGAGCTACAGCTAGCATCACAGATGTGAAGCATTTGAACATAGAAAAACCACTGGTTTCATTTACTATCATTTTATGAGCGTGTGTATCTACTTCTGACTGAAGTTCCTCGGGACATTTTCAGTTTGAATTGAACTATATACTTAAATTACACACCTTATTTTATTAGTGTGAATACGGGTAAGTTTCAAGTTATACTAGTTACGAAAAGTCAGCATTTATCCTtccaatttattattttttcacagaaaaatgCCTTACTCTTATAAAAGCTATACCAGTCGGAGGTTCTGGATTATAAAAAGCATATAATCATAGCATATAACTACCATATTAGCCAATCTGAATGCTACCGATGTTATACCAAGACAATGCTTACATTTGAATTCTTGAGCTTTAAAATATCGTTAGTCGCAGGGGTACAACCTTTATTTGGTTTGTTATAAATCCATAAGATATCATTTAAAGTACATAACGCGATTGAACGTAGAACAACTACAAAAGCTTATGAGGCCAGGGTAGGCCTACTAGGCTGTGCATCCTGGAAATTTCCTGAGTGTCCATGGCTGAAATTAacatacacccacatgcatTAGCTCGTCAAGTACCATGGATTTCACGGTATCACCGCCCTCGCAGTGTTTAATGATACAACATAGTTGGCTAGCTACGTTAGCCACCCCACAAGGTAAATTCTACTACTAGTAGGTAATTAATCCTGAAAACCCCACTGTAAAGAAATCAAGTTTGACTGTTAGTAGCTAAATGTAACGTTATAAAAACCCGATACATTTGGAAACTGGATTACTGGCAAGTGGAAACGTCAACATTAACCTCCAGGTTTCTTTTGTAACGACCAACTTATTTCAAATGTACTTGAAATCGAAAATTATGTGAACCCAATACGGCAGTTAAAAACCAAATCAAACACTATTATAGCAACTAGCGAGCTAATTATTTAACAAAGAACTTCGACAATTTTTCTTCGTGGACCTACTTACTAATGTTAGCTCGCTGGCTGCTCTGGCGAGTGTGGTCCCTGAAACACGGTGGATTATGGGACATGTAGGCATTGCTTGGGTTAAATACGGATGTCATAGAttttttatgacattttttaCTTACATTTTCTTAACCTAATTGAAGGCTGCTTGTAAAgggaacacactcacacacacacacacacacacacacacacacacatacacacatatatataaaagcTGTTTGGTTAGTTGGCCTAATATTCAGCATCTAGTGTAGATAATGCATGTCAACATTTCACCTGTTCTAGTATTAgcctttgtttttcattgtaaatTTGTAAAGGTGCCATGTTTGCCTTCGAGAGAATGACACATCTGTAAGACTACTTGGTTGTATTCTATTCAGATGCACAGATGAGCAAGCTCACTCGTCAGGCTCATACCGTCCCGAGAGATGTCGCTCCTGAGTCGATAAACTCAATTTCTGGAATACATTATACAAACGCATTCATAACCAAACATGGATGTATCTTACCTATCAAATGAACGTCACCCACATTCACTTTACACGGAACAGCTGCTTTTCATATAgaatcatgtttattttcaacACGTGCAAGCTggtgttgtgtttttcagcaactGAAAAACATGCAGCCAGGATACATGCAGCCTTAGGTCACCTAAAATTGGAAACCAATGCTTCTCAAACAGGAttcttgtgcttttttttttcttttttcatgaagGTTGCTGAAAGcatgtgttttacatttaaagtaagggggagaaaaaaaagcaaaatgctTTCAGTAACTTTGACAAAACACAGCATGGGGGCCTCCTCTCCAGGTTTGGTTCATTGCCATTAGCTTCAGTAATCAGAATCCCACCGATTTTACCTGTTAGTCAATAAATGAGTCAATTATACTTTTTTCCACTCCACCTCTTTCTAAAGGAATCATTATATAATAGCACCAGACAGCACATTGCAGGGAAATGAAGACATTAGTTGATCCAACTGATTAAAAGTCCTTGATTGTGAACATGGGACATTTATTCTTCATTGCACACATATCTATTTCTGATATAATGCGGTAGGTATCATACCTCAGTAGTCGTTAGTGTCTAATTAAATAGGGTTAACAGCTCGTTACAATTCTGGGATTGCTAAAGTGTTTTGAACAACAAGCAGCATACACAAGGGCCCCTCGGAGTAGAGTTCGAGAACCCCAGATGGAAGGCACACTCATGTTAGGATTTGCCAAATAGTAGGTCTCCACAcgatatatttgtgtgtttgaagACAACATGGAACATCAAACTTGTATTGCGTCATTGCATTCATtctgaaatgcagaaaacacacactcatggaaTATAACAGaacacgcatccacacacaaatctgtctttttgttttgaatttctGTTCTAGGTGGGTATTGTTTTactagtttcttttttttttctataggGTTGACATTTTAATCCTTACTTTCTATCCTATCAGAGTGGAAGCACaaatttgatttcttttttttgtcacttATGAACAGAGATGGCAGATTTCTGGCAGGAAACGTTGTGTCTAAAAATTCCACCTTTTTATAGTCAGGCTGGTGTGGTTGCCATTAGTTTCCGATATGAGAAGTGAAAGTGTATAGATATGGCCTTGGTCCCAATGCGCTTCTCTTTTGGCTTGTTTCTGTCTCCAAATCATAAGAAGAAAGTACACAATACAGCCTTTAGGGTAGAAGTCCTGAGGAATGAGGGGAGGAAATGTCACTAGACTTACATCACGTCAAACACACTAATAATTAGGCACCCTGCAATAAGTTGGTAGGGaatgcacacaaacgcatgcattAAAATACACAACCATCGGCATCTCTGAGCATCAATGAGATAGAGGTACACCaacttttttgcaaatttatatgGCCTAAACCTAATCCAACATTATACGAGTTAACAcccattattaataaataataacgtGATTATAAAAAAAGGTGGTATACAATTCATTGTATGAAAATGGCAATGCTACATTATACAAATGTACAGTCTATTTGCAGTATACTGTTTATATCCTTAAAAATTTAACTGACAATTAAAATTTTTACATGACTTTACTTActaatatattacttttttcaAGTGAATAAATAGTGTGGCTATGGTATGCTGAACCATCAAAAGAACCCCTATGGCAGAATAACCTTACCTGATCACCCAAAACACAATGGTCAAATGTCACATATGGATGGACAAAATGGAGTGGAAAATGGCCGTCttctctgctgctgttgctgcagcAAAAAAAGTCAGAATCCCAATTTTAGAGCTGGATGAATGTTTCTTTGTGAATAACATTTTAGCTTCTCCCCATTCTCAGAGTTGCTCAAAGTGTTTGAGAACAGCTGGCTCTTCGGGAGTTGGTGAGGTCTGACAGATCTTTTTGATGGGTTTCAACCCACCGCATAGTACCATTCGCACAGTGCATGTGCTGGAATGAAACACCAAAATTTTATGAAAGAGAGGCCGTACATTCATGCACATATGCGGTATGAACAAGGCCAAGTGGCTTCGTACACCTGGTGGTCTCAGCCATCCAGGCCTGAGTAGAGAGACCAAGAggaaggcggccattttaggaaATCTGTGTGCTCTAATGCAGATAAaaccaaacactcacatgcaATACCGAGAATGGGAGAGGGAACAGGTCAGAGTAGAAGGAAGGCCGGAATGATCAGTAGTCAGAGGCAGATTTTAGTTTCGATCCGCTTCTGGGAATGATATGCACAGATGGACTGGGCCTCTTTGAGGTTTAAACCAAAGTGAGTTTCAAAGTGAGACTGGGAGGTTTTGCAAAGAACAGAGAGTCGGTGgagttatttctttttttaaagttttacaCAGGAACACCTTGAGAATTCAAATCAATGATGAAAGCACTTATTTCTtccatacaaaaaatatatataatatatactgtatataaaatcaaaaaacataGAAAGGGACATGTTTCAAGTAACAGTTTGAAGGAAATGATTGTGCACTGGGCTGCACCATTGTAAACgatgaaaaaagaacaaaacaaattaaaaacaaatattatggtgtaatatatatataacatatatgtACATAAGGTTAACTTAGCAAGGCTTTGTACAAATGTTACACAATGGTTTCACACGCAATCATACACTCCCTTTGTG
It encodes the following:
- the LOC133114724 gene encoding protein HEXIM1-like, yielding MSELGDQKTHHTKTSFAPSGGSAAVLEHPSPNENGGLEDIDRGRHGHGKQLDGSSSSTATESPWQMQGGQQEVCPGLGAGNAHPKCPAVTQPCQEPGADAAGEGGLAADGNSGDGPSEETHSQVQGESVPDGRLGRKKHRRRPSSKKKRRWKPYFKLTWEEKKEFDERETARASRVREEMFAKGLPVAPYNTTQFLMEEHDREEPDLNTELGGRRSIGANRAEDTASEEDCLEFEEDDEEGSGGGSDGIGRPGNAGGEFLQRDFSETYEKYHVESLQNMTKQELVREYLELEKCMSRLEEENNRLRLAENSQDLTSADAVSPPDTSRLRELEKELVRLRAQNSELRLQNQLCKERGQSFSMGE